From a region of the Acidimicrobiia bacterium genome:
- a CDS encoding RIP metalloprotease codes for MTEEKLEPAGSSRRVTALLTVVFLGWAGGVSLLVVIGAFVAMLALHELGHLLVARWSGMQVTEYFIGFGPRIWSMHRGETEYGVKAIPAGAYVRITGMSSMEEVAPVDEHRSFRAQPFPHRVAVAFAGSGMQFLLAITLLTILFTTIGRPDSSSWEVGAVVEGSTAQSLGVVSGDQVEKVAGVAVEDFEKFGEVVRASTGHLVPFEISHEGTSFVRTARLNERLTVIGAAAFPGLQEGDQLVSVNHTSVRYWSDLPASLEGQGPVRVEALRYGQDTVVLMVAINKLPTETMAVSGFFGVSPQRPLVTENIVSATGQAVSEVAELVAASAKALVKFFTPGGIADFVRGTVSSDGGEAADGVALTSEDENRLLSIYGAARLGSAAFESGIYQFIWFMVLINVFIAVFNLVPLLPFDGGHIAIAIYERLRSFGGRNYRADASKLVPLTWVVLMFLLSLSALALFRDIVDLPDFG; via the coding sequence ATGACCGAAGAAAAACTTGAGCCTGCCGGGTCTTCACGCCGAGTCACCGCATTGTTGACCGTGGTGTTTTTAGGTTGGGCGGGCGGCGTTTCTCTTTTGGTGGTGATTGGCGCTTTTGTGGCCATGTTGGCGTTGCATGAACTGGGCCATCTTTTGGTCGCTCGCTGGTCGGGTATGCAGGTCACGGAGTATTTCATTGGTTTTGGCCCGCGTATTTGGTCAATGCACCGCGGGGAAACCGAGTACGGGGTGAAGGCCATTCCTGCCGGTGCTTATGTGCGCATCACCGGCATGTCCAGCATGGAAGAGGTAGCGCCGGTAGACGAGCACCGTTCTTTTCGGGCCCAGCCTTTTCCTCACCGAGTAGCGGTGGCTTTCGCTGGTTCGGGGATGCAATTTTTGTTGGCCATTACTTTGTTGACGATTTTGTTCACCACCATTGGTCGCCCCGATAGTTCATCGTGGGAGGTTGGGGCGGTCGTTGAGGGTTCGACGGCCCAAAGCCTTGGGGTAGTAAGCGGGGACCAAGTAGAAAAAGTGGCTGGGGTAGCGGTAGAAGATTTTGAAAAGTTTGGCGAAGTGGTGCGTGCCTCAACGGGTCATCTCGTTCCGTTTGAAATCAGCCATGAAGGTACTTCGTTTGTGCGGACCGCCCGGTTGAATGAACGTTTGACGGTCATTGGGGCCGCCGCATTTCCTGGTTTGCAAGAAGGAGATCAACTGGTTTCTGTCAATCACACCTCGGTGCGATATTGGTCAGATCTTCCGGCATCGTTGGAAGGGCAGGGACCGGTACGAGTTGAGGCGCTGCGTTATGGCCAAGACACAGTGGTACTTATGGTGGCGATCAATAAGTTGCCCACCGAAACTATGGCGGTAAGTGGTTTTTTTGGAGTTTCTCCGCAGCGACCGTTGGTTACCGAAAACATTGTTTCGGCTACTGGTCAAGCAGTTTCTGAGGTAGCGGAGTTGGTGGCTGCTTCTGCTAAAGCTTTGGTGAAGTTTTTCACTCCGGGGGGAATTGCGGATTTTGTTCGAGGCACGGTTAGCAGCGACGGGGGTGAGGCCGCGGACGGGGTGGCGTTAACTTCTGAAGATGAGAATCGATTGCTTTCTATTTATGGGGCGGCCCGGTTGGGGAGTGCGGCTTTCGAGTCGGGTATTTACCAGTTCATCTGGTTCATGGTGCTCATTAACGTGTTTATTGCGGTGTTTAACTTGGTGCCCTTGTTGCCGTTCGACGGTGGACATATAGCGATTGCTATTTATGAGCGGTTGCGTTCTTTTGGTGGTCGCAATTACCGCGCTGATGCCTCAAAGTTGGTGCCGCTTACTTGGGTGGTGTTGATGTTTCTGTTGTCGTTGTCTGCCCTAGCGCTTTTTCGCGACATTGTTGATCTTCCAGATTTTGGTTGA
- a CDS encoding 1-deoxy-D-xylulose-5-phosphate reductoisomerase: MSATSVAVLGSTGSIGTQTLEVVAACPGDYEVVALGAASSIDLLVEQAERFRPKVVALADQNRAQELAERVPAGTEVLAGPQALAEAAVIAEVAINGVVGFAGLSVTLATLLAGRRLGLANKESLISAGPVVQRARATPGAEILPVDSEHCAIHQCLRANDNHERVASIVLTASGGPFRGRSAAELATITVEEALDHPTWSMGPKITVDSSTLMNKGLEVIEARELFGVGYDQIDVVVHPQSIVHSMVTFSDGATMAQLSLPDMRLCMGYALAYPDRLDVPFGAIDWTDLSRLDFEAPDREAFPCLDLAFTAGRLGETAPAWLNAANEVAVQAFLDGALSWVGIGETLKKMLEAWPGDLADGVEAVLLADEQSRAATQALIKREA, translated from the coding sequence ATGTCTGCAACCTCTGTCGCTGTTTTAGGGTCTACGGGTTCTATCGGCACACAAACCCTTGAGGTGGTTGCTGCTTGCCCCGGGGACTACGAGGTGGTTGCTTTAGGGGCGGCTTCGTCCATTGATTTGTTGGTTGAACAAGCAGAGCGCTTTCGCCCGAAAGTGGTGGCTTTAGCCGACCAAAACCGGGCCCAAGAGTTGGCGGAGCGGGTACCGGCCGGCACTGAGGTTTTGGCTGGTCCACAGGCTTTAGCCGAGGCTGCGGTTATTGCTGAGGTGGCCATTAACGGGGTGGTGGGTTTCGCTGGTTTGTCGGTCACTTTGGCGACGTTGTTGGCCGGCCGTCGTTTGGGTTTGGCTAATAAAGAGTCGCTTATTTCCGCCGGACCAGTAGTGCAGCGGGCTCGGGCTACTCCGGGGGCGGAGATACTTCCGGTAGATAGCGAGCATTGCGCTATTCATCAATGTTTGCGAGCTAACGACAATCATGAGCGAGTGGCCAGCATTGTTTTGACCGCATCGGGCGGCCCTTTTCGGGGACGAAGCGCCGCAGAGTTGGCGACTATTACTGTTGAAGAGGCATTGGATCACCCCACGTGGTCAATGGGCCCAAAAATTACTGTGGATTCTTCGACCTTGATGAACAAAGGGCTTGAGGTGATTGAAGCCCGTGAACTGTTTGGGGTGGGCTACGACCAAATTGACGTGGTGGTGCACCCGCAGTCCATTGTGCATTCCATGGTTACTTTTTCTGATGGGGCGACGATGGCTCAGTTGTCGCTTCCTGATATGCGGCTTTGCATGGGTTACGCCTTGGCTTACCCGGACCGTTTGGACGTGCCTTTTGGGGCCATTGATTGGACGGATCTTTCTCGCCTTGATTTCGAAGCGCCAGATCGTGAGGCTTTCCCTTGTCTAGATTTGGCTTTTACGGCAGGGCGTTTGGGCGAAACAGCGCCGGCTTGGCTTAACGCCGCCAACGAAGTTGCTGTCCAAGCTTTTCTTGATGGGGCACTTTCTTGGGTGGGGATCGGCGAGACTTTGAAAAAGATGCTTGAGGCCTGGCCGGGGGATTTAGCCGATGGGGTAGAGGCAGTCCTTTTGGCTGATGAACAATCTCGAGCGGCCACTCAGGCTTTGATTAAGCGGGAAGCATGA
- a CDS encoding ribosome recycling factor, whose amino-acid sequence MSNEMIQMVLEETEERMTEAVTHSRREFSTIRTGRASSTLVERLTVEAYGVEMKMLELASFAVPEARQLLITPHDPANVVAVEKAIMKAELGLTPSNDGHAVRLTFPELTEERRRDLVRMVNSMAEDGKTRLRGQRRNARKDLDDISDDGGVSEDDIKHASQELDDLIHRYEAEIDQARSAKESDLLEV is encoded by the coding sequence TTGAGTAACGAAATGATTCAGATGGTTCTCGAAGAGACCGAAGAGCGCATGACTGAGGCGGTGACGCATAGTCGTCGCGAGTTTTCGACCATCCGCACCGGCCGTGCTTCTTCTACGTTGGTTGAGCGTCTTACTGTTGAGGCTTACGGCGTAGAAATGAAAATGTTGGAACTGGCCAGCTTCGCCGTGCCGGAAGCTCGCCAGTTGCTGATTACCCCACATGATCCGGCCAACGTGGTAGCGGTAGAAAAAGCCATCATGAAAGCCGAATTGGGGCTCACCCCCAGCAACGATGGCCATGCAGTTCGTCTAACTTTTCCCGAGTTGACCGAAGAACGGCGCCGGGATCTGGTACGAATGGTAAACAGCATGGCCGAAGACGGAAAGACTCGCCTCCGGGGTCAGCGGCGAAACGCCCGCAAAGACCTTGACGATATTTCCGACGATGGCGGGGTGTCGGAGGACGACATTAAGCATGCATCGCAAGAACTCGATGATCTTATTCACCGATACGAAGCCGAAATTGACCAAGCACGATCAGCAAAGGAAAGTGACTTACTTGAGGTGTGA
- a CDS encoding UMP kinase: protein MSDRLTSRWDRVLLKVSGEAFAGEDGYGINGEVVTKIAQEIADVRRDFAVDLAVVVGGGNIWRGMSGAGAGMDRAQADYMGMLATVINALALQDTLEQLGQPTRVQTAIHMSQIAEPYIRRRAIRHLEKGRVVIFAGGTGNPFFTTDTAAALRAVEMEAQVVLKGSHSGTDGIYTADPRLDPTASKIDEITHLEVVQQGLKAMDTTAITLCMDNQMPIVMFDLMVPGNVRSILAGESVGTLVT, encoded by the coding sequence TTGTCTGACCGTCTTACCTCTCGCTGGGACAGAGTTCTTTTAAAAGTCTCTGGCGAAGCATTTGCTGGTGAAGATGGTTATGGCATCAACGGTGAGGTCGTCACCAAGATCGCTCAAGAAATAGCGGACGTCCGTCGAGACTTTGCTGTTGACCTTGCGGTGGTAGTGGGCGGCGGAAACATTTGGCGAGGCATGTCTGGTGCTGGTGCGGGCATGGACCGTGCTCAAGCCGACTACATGGGCATGCTAGCCACGGTCATTAATGCTTTGGCGCTCCAGGACACCTTGGAGCAGCTCGGCCAACCCACTCGGGTGCAGACGGCTATTCATATGTCGCAAATTGCTGAGCCGTATATTCGGCGCCGAGCTATCCGCCACCTAGAAAAAGGCCGTGTGGTCATTTTTGCGGGAGGAACCGGAAACCCCTTTTTCACCACAGATACCGCAGCCGCTTTACGAGCGGTGGAGATGGAAGCACAAGTGGTGCTTAAGGGCTCGCATTCCGGCACTGATGGCATTTACACCGCCGACCCGCGCCTCGACCCGACGGCCTCTAAAATAGACGAAATTACGCACCTTGAAGTTGTCCAACAAGGGTTAAAAGCTATGGACACCACGGCCATTACTTTGTGTATGGATAACCAAATGCCCATCGTAATGTTTGACCTTATGGTCCCCGGCAACGTGAGATCCATCCTTGCCGGTGAGTCGGTCGGTACGCTGGTCACCTAA
- the tsf gene encoding translation elongation factor Ts, producing MADITAKEVKALRDATGAGMMDAKGALVETGGDAEAAAQLLREKGLAKAAKRTDRSNIEGAVALAVEGNRAALVHLKCETDFSAKSDGFVAFVDELVAAVLAEGPSAMDAREAALDDLRLSVKENIEIGTIELVEAGEGNLIDTYLHVQDGRGVNGVIVEGSGVGQENLHQIALHIAFAKPAALTRDEISEEAIEKERAALLEITKAEGKPEQAWDKIVEGRMTGWFRESVLLDQGLHGDKVTVRDSLGDGEIVQFNQAYLGG from the coding sequence GTGGCCGACATAACTGCAAAAGAAGTAAAAGCGCTGCGTGACGCCACCGGTGCCGGAATGATGGATGCCAAAGGCGCACTGGTAGAAACCGGTGGGGATGCCGAAGCAGCAGCACAGTTATTGCGTGAAAAAGGTTTAGCTAAAGCAGCTAAACGAACCGACCGATCAAACATCGAAGGTGCGGTGGCTCTTGCGGTAGAAGGCAACCGAGCTGCTTTGGTTCACCTTAAGTGTGAAACCGATTTCTCTGCAAAATCAGATGGCTTCGTGGCTTTCGTTGATGAGTTGGTAGCCGCAGTCTTGGCTGAAGGGCCATCGGCTATGGACGCCCGAGAGGCTGCCCTTGACGACCTGCGCCTGTCGGTAAAAGAAAATATTGAAATAGGAACGATTGAATTAGTAGAAGCCGGCGAAGGCAACTTGATCGACACCTACCTACACGTCCAAGATGGTCGTGGGGTAAACGGGGTCATTGTTGAAGGCTCCGGGGTAGGTCAAGAAAATCTTCACCAGATTGCCCTACACATTGCATTTGCTAAGCCAGCGGCCCTAACCCGCGATGAAATTTCTGAAGAAGCAATTGAAAAAGAACGAGCCGCTCTTTTGGAAATCACCAAAGCCGAAGGAAAACCTGAACAAGCTTGGGACAAGATCGTGGAAGGCCGGATGACCGGTTGGTTCCGTGAATCAGTACTTCTTGACCAAGGACTCCACGGGGACAAGGTAACTGTGCGAGACTCTTTGGGTGATGGCGAAATTGTTCAATTTAACCAGGCTTACCTCGGAGGCTGA
- the rpsB gene encoding 30S ribosomal protein S2 produces MAVVSMKQLLEAGVHFGHQTSRWNPKMQRFIHGDRSGIYIIDLQQSLECIEKAYGFTRDLVANGGRVLFVGTKRQAQDPIRSYAEKCGMPYVNQRWLGGMLTNFQTISKRVAKMQEYQRMRSSGEFESMIKKEALMLSRELEKLERNLGGISNMERLPDAIFVLDTVKEHIAVTEANKLGIPVIAVLDTDCDPDVIDFPIPGNDDAIRASRLLCRVISDAIEEGRYIANARQQSKDDGPSLDAEDKEAEQAVARAEAAVDAAEREARVATAAEEAPAEEVAEEAPAAEEAPAEEVAEEAPAAEEAPAEEVAEEAPAAEEAPVEEVAEEAPAAEEAPVEEVAEEA; encoded by the coding sequence ATGGCAGTCGTAAGCATGAAACAGTTGTTGGAGGCCGGCGTTCACTTCGGTCATCAAACCAGTCGTTGGAACCCGAAAATGCAACGGTTCATTCACGGCGACCGTTCAGGGATTTACATCATTGACCTCCAACAGAGTTTGGAGTGCATCGAAAAGGCCTACGGGTTTACCCGCGACCTGGTAGCTAACGGCGGCCGGGTTCTTTTTGTAGGCACCAAGCGTCAAGCACAAGACCCCATTCGGTCCTACGCCGAAAAATGCGGCATGCCGTACGTTAACCAACGTTGGTTGGGTGGCATGTTGACCAACTTCCAAACCATCTCTAAGCGGGTGGCAAAAATGCAGGAGTACCAGCGCATGCGCAGCTCCGGCGAATTCGAATCCATGATCAAAAAAGAAGCGTTGATGCTTTCTCGCGAGTTGGAAAAACTTGAACGCAACTTGGGCGGCATTAGCAACATGGAACGGCTCCCCGACGCCATCTTCGTTTTGGACACCGTGAAAGAACACATTGCGGTTACCGAAGCAAACAAATTGGGCATCCCAGTTATTGCAGTATTGGATACCGACTGCGATCCTGACGTTATTGATTTCCCTATTCCCGGCAACGATGACGCCATCCGGGCCAGCCGCTTGTTGTGCCGAGTGATCTCGGACGCCATTGAAGAAGGCCGTTACATCGCCAACGCTCGTCAACAGAGCAAAGATGATGGCCCTTCGTTAGATGCTGAAGACAAAGAAGCCGAACAGGCGGTGGCTCGCGCTGAAGCAGCCGTCGACGCCGCTGAGCGTGAGGCTCGAGTGGCTACCGCCGCTGAAGAAGCTCCGGCTGAAGAAGTAGCTGAGGAGGCTCCGGCCGCTGAGGAAGCTCCGGCTGAAGAAGTAGCTGAGGAGGCTCCGGCCGCTGAGGAAGCTCCGGCTGAAGAAGTAGCTGAGGAGGCTCCGGCCGCTGAGGAAGCTCCAGTTGAAGAAGTAGCTGAGGAGGCTCCGGCCGCTGAGGAAGCTCCAGTTGAAGAAGTAGCTGAGGAGGCCTAG
- the dprA gene encoding DNA-protecting protein DprA, whose protein sequence is MPSDSPLPAEAWLNALSSLPDMGPARLRALLSDRQPEQAWRACLQGKPLPEVEAVVGGRLLTLTAAWAKAAGQLSVSELWSQLVKQGVQVMGREHSEYPSCLRDDPDPPLVLFAQGDFQALAPAPRVAIVGTRRCTRYGSEVAYELGRTLTTAGVSVVSGLALGIDAAAHAGAMAVKGEGQPPVAVVATGLDVIYPKTNGALWRQIAERGLLVSECPLGTTPAPWRFPARNRIIAGLADAVVVVESHEKGGSLYTVDAAIERQRPVFAVPGPIRSPASSGTNRLLADGAIPLCQVSDLLEQLEGADLFVNEPAPSPVRALLPPQHQQVLEAMGWEPVSLNTLADRCGLSPVDLSAALSALVRSGWVTTQRGFYERMSNTT, encoded by the coding sequence ATGCCGTCGGATAGCCCGCTCCCCGCCGAAGCTTGGCTCAACGCCTTAAGCAGCCTGCCCGATATGGGGCCGGCGCGTTTGCGAGCGCTGCTCTCCGACCGGCAACCAGAACAAGCCTGGCGGGCCTGCCTACAAGGAAAGCCATTGCCCGAGGTAGAAGCAGTGGTCGGGGGGCGCTTGCTCACTCTCACTGCGGCATGGGCTAAGGCGGCTGGTCAACTTTCTGTTTCTGAATTGTGGTCACAACTGGTTAAGCAAGGGGTTCAGGTGATGGGCCGAGAGCATTCGGAGTATCCCAGTTGCTTGCGTGACGACCCCGACCCGCCGTTGGTGCTCTTTGCTCAGGGCGACTTTCAGGCTTTGGCCCCTGCCCCTCGAGTGGCCATAGTGGGCACCCGCCGATGCACTCGCTACGGCAGCGAAGTTGCCTATGAGTTGGGCAGGACCCTGACAACCGCCGGAGTTAGCGTGGTTTCTGGGTTGGCGTTAGGTATTGATGCTGCGGCCCACGCCGGCGCAATGGCCGTCAAAGGTGAGGGCCAACCCCCGGTGGCGGTGGTGGCTACAGGGCTTGACGTGATTTACCCAAAAACTAATGGTGCTCTCTGGCGTCAAATTGCCGAGCGTGGCCTCTTGGTTTCAGAATGCCCATTAGGCACTACCCCCGCTCCGTGGCGCTTTCCGGCTCGCAACCGGATTATCGCTGGCCTGGCCGATGCCGTAGTGGTGGTTGAGTCGCACGAAAAAGGTGGTTCGCTTTACACCGTTGATGCGGCTATCGAACGGCAGCGGCCGGTGTTTGCTGTCCCCGGCCCGATTCGCAGCCCTGCTTCAAGTGGCACAAACCGACTTTTGGCTGACGGTGCGATTCCTCTTTGCCAAGTGAGCGACTTGTTGGAACAACTTGAGGGTGCAGACCTCTTTGTCAATGAACCAGCGCCGTCCCCGGTCAGGGCTCTGTTGCCCCCGCAACACCAACAAGTACTTGAGGCCATGGGGTGGGAACCAGTCTCGCTGAATACTTTGGCTGATCGTTGTGGGCTTTCGCCGGTGGATCTTTCTGCGGCGTTAAGCGCTCTGGTCCGGTCCGGTTGGGTGACCACCCAGCGGGGTTTCTACGAACGGATGTCCAACACCACATGA
- a CDS encoding ATP-binding protein produces the protein MVLAAISSATLLGVRGHPVTVEVHVANGLPAFNVVGLPDTSCREARDRVRAALESSGLAWPNQRITINLAPTGVPKAGAVLDLAMAVGLLVACGEIEPELVAGLAFLGELGLDGSLRPVAGALPLVDAIEEPGVVVALGNQAEATVVGPETLYCVPDLRSLVRALRGDEPWPAVASIPEEESLEDDPDLAEVRGQRMARFALEVAAAGAHHLLLIGPPGAGKSMLARRLPGLLPDLTQAVALASSRIRSAAGEPLPSSGLLRRPPWRAPHHGASAAALVGGGSMVMRPGEVSLAHGGVLFLDELGEFAPSVLDTLRQPLEDGTVRVSRAFGSAEFPAQVLLVAAMNPCPCGGSGAPGGCRCPESTRARYARRVSGPLLDRFDLRVDVQRPNPLDLLSGDPGESSEQVAERVTSARRRAEERGVVANAELSPAMVEQAASLTEEATQLLKAALYAGTLSARGLHRVRKVALTIGDLSGHHGPLTADLIDTALSLRIDPFHPVGHAVG, from the coding sequence ATCGTGCTTGCCGCTATTTCTTCAGCCACTCTTTTAGGGGTACGTGGCCACCCCGTAACCGTTGAGGTTCACGTCGCTAACGGGCTCCCTGCTTTTAACGTGGTGGGTTTGCCCGACACTTCTTGTCGTGAAGCACGAGACCGAGTACGTGCCGCACTGGAATCCAGTGGCTTGGCGTGGCCCAACCAACGCATAACTATCAACCTGGCTCCTACCGGGGTGCCTAAAGCCGGGGCGGTGCTTGACCTCGCCATGGCCGTGGGTTTGCTCGTGGCCTGCGGCGAGATCGAACCAGAACTTGTCGCAGGCTTAGCTTTTTTAGGCGAACTGGGTCTCGACGGTTCGCTCCGCCCAGTAGCCGGGGCGCTGCCTCTGGTAGACGCTATTGAGGAACCGGGCGTAGTGGTGGCCTTAGGGAACCAAGCGGAAGCCACGGTGGTGGGCCCCGAAACTTTATATTGCGTCCCCGATTTACGAAGTTTGGTTCGTGCTCTTCGAGGCGATGAGCCGTGGCCAGCAGTGGCGTCAATCCCCGAAGAAGAAAGTTTAGAAGACGACCCTGACCTTGCAGAAGTGCGAGGGCAACGAATGGCCCGATTTGCTCTTGAGGTAGCCGCTGCGGGGGCCCACCACCTCTTGTTGATCGGCCCACCCGGAGCGGGCAAAAGCATGTTGGCTCGTCGCTTGCCGGGCTTGTTGCCCGACCTCACCCAAGCAGTAGCTCTTGCTTCGTCACGTATTCGTTCGGCGGCCGGAGAGCCTCTTCCCAGTAGCGGTTTATTGCGCCGGCCTCCTTGGCGGGCTCCCCACCACGGGGCATCGGCGGCCGCTTTGGTCGGCGGCGGCAGCATGGTTATGCGCCCCGGAGAGGTCAGCTTGGCGCACGGTGGGGTGTTGTTTCTTGACGAGTTGGGGGAGTTTGCGCCCAGCGTGCTCGACACCCTTCGCCAACCGCTAGAAGACGGCACGGTTCGAGTGAGTAGAGCCTTTGGCAGCGCAGAGTTTCCGGCCCAGGTGTTGTTGGTGGCCGCCATGAACCCCTGCCCCTGTGGTGGCTCGGGGGCACCAGGTGGGTGCCGTTGTCCGGAATCCACTCGGGCGCGCTATGCCCGTCGTGTTTCTGGCCCTTTGCTTGACCGTTTTGATCTGCGCGTAGACGTACAACGACCCAACCCGTTGGATCTCTTGAGTGGTGACCCCGGCGAAAGCTCTGAACAAGTAGCCGAACGGGTGACCTCGGCTCGCCGCCGAGCCGAAGAACGTGGGGTGGTGGCTAACGCCGAGTTGTCTCCGGCCATGGTTGAACAAGCGGCATCTCTAACCGAAGAAGCAACTCAGTTGCTTAAAGCGGCGCTTTACGCCGGCACCTTAAGTGCCCGAGGTCTTCACCGGGTTCGCAAGGTTGCCTTAACCATCGGCGACCTCAGCGGACACCACGGCCCATTGACCGCTGACCTTATTGATACTGCGTTAAGCCTGCGCATCGACCCGTTTCATCCGGTGGGCCATGCCGTCGGATAG
- a CDS encoding c-type cytochrome, with protein MWTVRVESHKCQYRQFLMRSTRTLKKLAALFLGLVLSASACSLKTPVVPEGADSFLEKGRQIWGNACVTCHGADGGGGRGPALKESENRYPEIADQMQVVSDGRDGMPSFGGRFSAEEIEAVVRYIREVL; from the coding sequence ATGTGGACGGTTCGGGTTGAATCCCATAAGTGCCAGTATCGTCAGTTCTTGATGAGATCCACCCGTACTCTGAAAAAACTGGCCGCACTTTTTCTTGGTTTGGTTTTGTCGGCAAGTGCTTGTTCTCTTAAAACGCCTGTAGTGCCCGAAGGAGCCGACTCGTTCTTAGAAAAAGGCCGGCAAATCTGGGGGAATGCTTGCGTGACTTGTCATGGGGCGGACGGCGGTGGTGGTCGCGGCCCAGCACTTAAGGAAAGCGAAAACCGCTACCCCGAAATTGCTGACCAAATGCAGGTAGTGAGCGACGGCCGAGACGGTATGCCTTCGTTTGGCGGCCGTTTTTCTGCAGAAGAAATTGAAGCGGTGGTGCGTTACATCCGTGAGGTTCTTTAA
- a CDS encoding YraN family protein, with product MADQKSVKRKVESTAPHLALGKWGENRAERFYRSEGFRTLGRNWRCPEGEIDLILVKGSLVVFCEVKTRRSLRFGHPAEAVGAQRQRRLRHAAMVWRQGPGRRWAKGNMRFDVVAIFPGHLERIEGAF from the coding sequence ATGGCCGACCAAAAATCTGTAAAAAGAAAAGTTGAATCCACGGCGCCCCACCTTGCCTTAGGCAAATGGGGTGAAAATCGGGCCGAACGTTTCTACCGAAGCGAAGGGTTCCGTACCTTAGGGCGAAACTGGCGCTGCCCCGAAGGGGAAATCGACCTTATTCTCGTCAAAGGCAGTCTGGTAGTTTTTTGCGAGGTCAAAACTCGCCGCTCGCTTCGCTTTGGTCATCCAGCGGAAGCGGTAGGGGCACAACGACAACGCCGGTTGCGTCATGCAGCAATGGTGTGGCGGCAAGGACCAGGACGCCGCTGGGCAAAGGGGAACATGCGCTTTGACGTGGTAGCTATTTTTCCCGGGCACCTCGAAAGGATTGAAGGAGCGTTCTAG
- a CDS encoding 50S ribosomal protein L19 has product MQPTDLVDQQNLRDDIPVFSPGDTVKVHVRVTEGNRQRIQMFEGVVIRRQGSGIRETFTVRKLSFSVGVERTFPVHSPVLEKIEVLAHGDVRRAKLYYLRDRIGKRAKVKEKRDW; this is encoded by the coding sequence ATGCAGCCCACCGATCTGGTTGATCAACAAAACCTCCGTGACGACATCCCCGTCTTTTCCCCTGGGGACACCGTCAAAGTCCACGTCCGGGTAACCGAAGGTAACCGCCAACGTATTCAGATGTTTGAAGGCGTGGTCATCCGTCGCCAAGGCAGCGGTATTCGCGAAACCTTCACCGTCCGCAAGCTCAGCTTCAGCGTGGGTGTAGAGCGCACCTTCCCTGTGCATTCTCCAGTTTTGGAAAAAATCGAAGTGCTGGCTCACGGCGATGTTCGCCGAGCCAAGCTTTACTACTTGCGTGACCGCATTGGTAAACGGGCCAAGGTTAAGGAAAAGCGCGACTGGTAG
- the trmD gene encoding tRNA (guanosine(37)-N1)-methyltransferase TrmD: MILQVEVFTLFPQMIDQYVGQSILGRATEAELLNVTSRDLRAEAKDPHRTVDDSPFGGGAGMVMMPEPVFAAVEQADPPRPLILLGPGGRTFNQSVAEELAALDGFSLLCGRYEGVDERIRTELCDDEISLGDYVLAGGELAALAVIEAVARLRPGVLGNVESSQDESFSTGLLEYPHYTRPADFRGLMVPEVLRSGDHGRVARWRKAQALGRTLKLRPDLIADRGGLNDEEKKLLEEFSSQEDQEG; the protein is encoded by the coding sequence ATGATTCTCCAGGTTGAAGTTTTTACCCTCTTTCCTCAAATGATTGACCAATACGTTGGCCAAAGTATTTTGGGTAGAGCCACCGAAGCAGAGTTACTTAACGTAACTTCTCGGGACTTGAGAGCAGAGGCGAAAGACCCACATCGCACCGTAGACGACAGTCCTTTCGGGGGCGGTGCAGGCATGGTCATGATGCCCGAACCAGTCTTTGCGGCCGTTGAACAAGCCGACCCACCTCGTCCGTTGATCCTGTTAGGGCCAGGGGGACGCACCTTTAACCAATCGGTGGCCGAAGAGTTGGCCGCCCTCGACGGCTTTTCGTTACTTTGTGGCCGCTACGAAGGAGTAGACGAACGTATCCGTACCGAACTCTGCGATGACGAGATCTCTCTCGGCGACTACGTGCTTGCGGGCGGGGAACTGGCCGCCTTAGCCGTGATTGAAGCGGTGGCTCGACTGCGACCGGGCGTTTTAGGAAACGTTGAGTCTTCGCAAGACGAATCATTTAGTACCGGATTATTGGAATATCCGCACTACACGCGACCTGCCGATTTTCGAGGCCTGATGGTGCCCGAGGTGCTGCGTTCGGGGGATCACGGCCGAGTGGCCCGCTGGCGTAAGGCTCAGGCCTTGGGGCGGACTCTGAAACTTCGTCCGGATCTCATAGCCGATCGCGGCGGCCTCAACGATGAAGAAAAAAAACTTCTTGAGGAGTTTTCCTCTCAAGAAGATCAAGAGGGGTGA